One stretch of Urocitellus parryii isolate mUroPar1 chromosome 12, mUroPar1.hap1, whole genome shotgun sequence DNA includes these proteins:
- the Ntsr2 gene encoding neurotensin receptor type 2 isoform X1 — translation METSSPRSPRSSPSPGLSLDAQLGVDTRLWAKVLFTALYSLIFALGTAGNALSVHVVLKARAGRPGRLRYHVLSLALSALLLLVVSVPMELYNFVWFHYPWVFGDLGCRGYYFVRELCAYATVLSVTSLSAERCLAVCQPLRARRLLTPRRTRRLLSLVWAASLGFALPMAIIMGQKHELEMAGGEPEPSSRVCTVLVSRATLQVFMQVNVLVSFLLPLALTTFLNGVTVSHLMALYSQVPSASAPGSSIPSRLELLSEEGLLGFIAWRKTLSPGSHPSLVRHKDAGQIRSLQHSVRVLRAIVAVYVVCWMPYHARRLMYCYVSDEAWTDALYDFYHYFYMVTNTLFYVSSAVTPVLYNAVSSSFRKLFLESLSALCRQHHPMEPLPPEAPGSHPSGYSFRSWGSSRSPDLDEIQE, via the exons ATGGAGACCAGCAGCCCGCGGTCCCCGAGGTCCAGCCCCAGTCCCGGGCTCAGCCTGGACGCCCAGCTGGGCGTGGACACGCGCCTCTGGGCCAAGGTGCTGTTCACCGCGCTCTACTCGCTCATCTTCGCGCTGGGCACCGCGGGCAATGCGCTGTCCGTGCACGTGGTGCTGAAGGCGCGGGCCGGCCGCCCGGGGCGCCTGCGCTACCATGTGCTCAGCCTGGCGCTCTCCGCGCTGCTACTGCTGGTGGTCAGCGTGCCCATGGAGCTCTACAACTTCGTGTGGTTCCACTACCCCTGGGTCTTCGGCGACCTGGGCTGCCGCGGCTACTACTTCGTGCGCGAGCTGTGCGCCTACGCCACGGTGCTCAGCGTGACCAGTCTGAGCGCAGAGCGCTGCCTGGCCGTGTGCCAGCCTCTGCGTGCCCGCCGCCTGCTGACGCCGCGCCGCACCCGCCGCCTGCTTTCGCTAGTCTGGGCCGCCTCGCTGGGCTTCGCCCTGCCCATGGCCATCATCATGGGCCAGAAGCACGAGCTGGAGATGGCAGGCGGAGAGCCAGAGCCCTCCTCGCGCGTGTGCACGGTGCTGGTGAGCCGCGCCACGCTCCAGGTCTTCATGCAG GTGAACGTGCTGGTGTCCTTCCTGCTCCCCTTGGCACTGACCACTTTCCTGAATGGGGTCACCGTGAGCCACCTGATGGCCCTCTACTCCCAGGTGCCATCAGCCTCTGCCCCAGGCAGCTCCATCCCCAGTCGCCTGGAGCTACTGAGTGAGGAGGGTCTCCTGGGCTTCATCGCATGGAGGAAGACCCTCTCCCCTGGGAGCCACCCCAGCCTGGTGAGACACAAGGATGCCGGCCAGATCCGCAGCCTCCAGCACAGTGTCCGGGTTCTCA GAGCCATCGTGGCGGTGTATGTGGTCTGCTGGATGCCATACCATGCCCGCAGGCTCATGTACTGCTACGTCTCTGACGAGGCGTGGACCGA CGCTCTCTATGACTTCTATCACTACTTCTACATGGTGACCAACACGCTCTTCTACGTCAGCTCCGCAGTGACACCTGTCCTGTACAACGCCGTGTCCTCCTCCTTCAGAAAGCTCTTCCTGGAGTCCCTGAGTGCCCTGTGTCGCCAACACCATCCCATGGAGCCATTGCCCCCGGAAGCCCCAGGGTCCCACCCCAGTGGGTACAGCTTCAGGTCTTGGGGATCCTCCCGATCCCCTGACCTGGATGAGATACAAGaatga
- the Ntsr2 gene encoding neurotensin receptor type 2 isoform X2 produces METSSPRSPRSSPSPGLSLDAQLGVDTRLWAKVLFTALYSLIFALGTAGNALSVHVVLKARAGRPGRLRYHVLSLALSALLLLVVSVPMELYNFVWFHYPWVFGDLGCRGYYFVRELCAYATVLSVTSLSAERCLAVCQPLRARRLLTPRRTRRLLSLVWAASLGFALPMAIIMGQKHELEMAGGEPEPSSRVCTVLVSRATLQVFMQVNVLVSFLLPLALTTFLNGVTVSHLMALYSQVPSASAPGSSIPSRLELLSEEGLLGFIAWRKTLSPGSHPSLVRHKDAGQIRSLQHSVRVLRAIVAVYVVCWMPYHARRLMYCYVSDEAWTDSAVTPVLYNAVSSSFRKLFLESLSALCRQHHPMEPLPPEAPGSHPSGYSFRSWGSSRSPDLDEIQE; encoded by the exons ATGGAGACCAGCAGCCCGCGGTCCCCGAGGTCCAGCCCCAGTCCCGGGCTCAGCCTGGACGCCCAGCTGGGCGTGGACACGCGCCTCTGGGCCAAGGTGCTGTTCACCGCGCTCTACTCGCTCATCTTCGCGCTGGGCACCGCGGGCAATGCGCTGTCCGTGCACGTGGTGCTGAAGGCGCGGGCCGGCCGCCCGGGGCGCCTGCGCTACCATGTGCTCAGCCTGGCGCTCTCCGCGCTGCTACTGCTGGTGGTCAGCGTGCCCATGGAGCTCTACAACTTCGTGTGGTTCCACTACCCCTGGGTCTTCGGCGACCTGGGCTGCCGCGGCTACTACTTCGTGCGCGAGCTGTGCGCCTACGCCACGGTGCTCAGCGTGACCAGTCTGAGCGCAGAGCGCTGCCTGGCCGTGTGCCAGCCTCTGCGTGCCCGCCGCCTGCTGACGCCGCGCCGCACCCGCCGCCTGCTTTCGCTAGTCTGGGCCGCCTCGCTGGGCTTCGCCCTGCCCATGGCCATCATCATGGGCCAGAAGCACGAGCTGGAGATGGCAGGCGGAGAGCCAGAGCCCTCCTCGCGCGTGTGCACGGTGCTGGTGAGCCGCGCCACGCTCCAGGTCTTCATGCAG GTGAACGTGCTGGTGTCCTTCCTGCTCCCCTTGGCACTGACCACTTTCCTGAATGGGGTCACCGTGAGCCACCTGATGGCCCTCTACTCCCAGGTGCCATCAGCCTCTGCCCCAGGCAGCTCCATCCCCAGTCGCCTGGAGCTACTGAGTGAGGAGGGTCTCCTGGGCTTCATCGCATGGAGGAAGACCCTCTCCCCTGGGAGCCACCCCAGCCTGGTGAGACACAAGGATGCCGGCCAGATCCGCAGCCTCCAGCACAGTGTCCGGGTTCTCA GAGCCATCGTGGCGGTGTATGTGGTCTGCTGGATGCCATACCATGCCCGCAGGCTCATGTACTGCTACGTCTCTGACGAGGCGTGGACCGA CTCCGCAGTGACACCTGTCCTGTACAACGCCGTGTCCTCCTCCTTCAGAAAGCTCTTCCTGGAGTCCCTGAGTGCCCTGTGTCGCCAACACCATCCCATGGAGCCATTGCCCCCGGAAGCCCCAGGGTCCCACCCCAGTGGGTACAGCTTCAGGTCTTGGGGATCCTCCCGATCCCCTGACCTGGATGAGATACAAGaatga